The following nucleotide sequence is from Salvia miltiorrhiza cultivar Shanhuang (shh) chromosome 7, IMPLAD_Smil_shh, whole genome shotgun sequence.
aatttcCTAGTTTAGGAGGTTGAATTCAGGGCTGAATTGGTATCAATGATGCAAAAAAACATGTTTTCAAAAGCTGAGACATTACAAAAATGTTTACAAACATATAGTGCAGAGTTTGAGTTTGTAAACATTCTAGCAAAAAAATTTGTCAACATTACTTGCTAATCCATCAAAACAACCTGCTGTAGTCCGTCGACTAGTTGATCAAGGTTGTAGATTGTGCCTTGTTCAATTTGCAGCTGCCTTAACTCATCCAAACAGTCTCTTACAAGTTGTTCTTCCACCTCCAAACATTCTGGGAGAAATCCAAGTCTTGAGAGTCTCTCCTTATTGATATGTGGAATCTTGTAGTTGTTGTTGCCCCTGCATTTTATGATTTCATGGTAGAAACCCTGAAGTGTGAGGAAAACGTTGTTTAACTTATGTGGCTCAAGCTCTTCAAATGCATCTTTCACATTCTTGAGCAAATCATCTACACAATTAGCCAACTTGTCATCTTGTAGTGACTGAATTGCCCTGAAAAATCCTAGATCATTCACATTTGTATCCGGCGAGTTCGGCGGTTGGCATATCAGTTGGTTATTAAATCCATCTGATGTGGCAGCAGCTACAAAGTCAGGGTCTGAACCCTTAATGTGGGGCTTTGCATTGTCTTGTTGTATAATTATATGCCTGCTTGCACCACGAGGCCACTTGGccttaattgttggaataatcTGAACATTAAGGGGTAAGTATAAGAATATGCTAAATGATGAAGCATATAATGCATTCTGATAGTTAAAAACATAGTCTAAAAACTCACTTGGTTGATGAAAACATCTTTGCTCACTTCCTTTGTGATTGCCTGAATTGGCTTTGTTTCCAACGTCCCTTTCAATCTGTTTTTGCTGTTCCTAACAGCCAGCTCAACCGTAGTGAATGGGAATATCCCAAACTTACCATCAAAAATCATTTTACCATCATTATCATATTGTGGCCTTGAAACCACACAAATGAACATGATTTTCTCAATAAATCTTTTAGATTTGCATGCTCTATATGGCTCTATTTTATCCGGAAGCAGGTAGTACCTATCCGAtgttttgattaaataaaaccATTTTTCATCTATGTGTATTGTGTTATACATATGCTGAAACTTGATTCTCCCATTTGCACTAATTGCACTTAATTGACTAAGGCTCCAAGTGAGCCTACTTAACCTATTTTGAAGTGTTAGAAGAGGTTTAATTGCATTGGTATGTGCTCTaatctttttttcctttatccACACTCTAACCAAGCTTTTACTAACTTCAAGCTTGCTTGCCATTTTCCTTATTAAATATTACTAGCAATTAGTATCACATGTTAAATCCCcattaaatataagtctttgtgtAAGCACAAAACGCGTCGTCCATTATAATTGTTTGAGTACTTAACCTTATAGTCCAAgagtatttacataaaattgtatGCTCTAAATCGACAAGGTCAAGTCTCATTCATAAGTTGACAccgtgtgatggggttgacttGCTTACATTATTTTGGAACGCAAAGCGACCAAGAATGATTTAAGGACGcagattaattggattaatcaaccaatagttgcaaaattgttgttacaattggcttagaggcctgctaagtgatattattgtagtcatcagcaaagcagaggctacataatattgacttggatcttggaccactaagatttatataacttataaatccGTATTTTACATTGGGGGCGTAAGATATGTCAAGAATTTGTGGGAGCTGATCAATACGATAGCCCATTGTTTGATTGGTGATACAATGTGATCATAGTTTTCTCtttctaattttcttttctttatttattgatcagatattATGTCGAATTTGTTACTAAAGTGTTTGATGGAAACAAACAAGTTGACTGGGTCAAACTTCACGGATTGGCTCTGCTGCTTGCGTCTGGTCTTGAGGCTAGAAAAGATTGAGTATGTCTTGGACAACCTAATCTCTGTGATTCCCGACAAGCAATTTGCAGAGTATGCATCATTTGACGAAGCTGCTCACAAAAAGCATGTCGAGGATGCAACTGCGGCTCAGTGTGTAATGTTGTCTTCTATGACTACGGAGTTACAGAGGCAACACGAACACATGTTCCCTTATGAAATACTAAAACACTTGAAGAGTCTGTGTGCTTCGAAAGCTCATACCATGGAGTATGAGATACTTCGAGATCTCTTTAAGTGTAACCTTCAATGATGGGGGTCAGGTTTCTGATCATGTATAGAAGATGATTGGGTTGATTGAGAGGTTGACATCGACTGGAACGATGCTACCCGCTATTGTCTCCGTCAATTTGATTTTACAGTCATTGCCTGCCTCATTTGAAAACTTCATTGTGAACTTCAATATGAACGGCATGAAGGCAAGTCTGCCTGAGCTTCACAACATGTTGAAGACCTACGAGTCTACAATCTCTAAAAGTAAATTTGTGCTCATGGTGAGCTCTACTGCTACATCTTCtgagcagaaaaaaaaaaagcagaagAAAGCATTTGATGTTGGTTTAAAGGCTAAGGGTGGAGGAGCTCATAAAAAGCCAAAGTTACCGAATGATGAGTGCCTATTCTGTCAAGAAAAAGGGGCACTGGAAGAGAGACTGCCCGAAATATAAGGCACAAGGTGCAACGGGTATGCTCTCAGGTATGTTTGTTATTGAGATAAACATGTCTTTCCAATTCACAATCTTGGGTATTATATACAGCTTGTGGCTCACACATTTGCAATAATGTGCAAGGCCTAAGTGAAAACAGGAAAGTGATGCCCGGGGAAATCGATCTACGCGTGGGTAATGGAGCAAGAGTTACTGTTGAACGCGTGAGGACTTATATATTAGATCTTCCTTCGGGAAATAGACTAGTTTTAAGTAATTGTTACTTTGTTCCTTCTATTTCAaagaatattatttttattccgATGTTAGACATTAAAGGTTTTTCCTTCCATTTTGGAGACTGTAGATGCTCGTTTTCTCTTAATGAATTATTTTATGGAAGTTCCTCTATTTTGAATGGTTTATAttatcttgaatgtgaaagaaGTATTCTCAATATACAAAACAAACGACCTAAGTTGAATAATACGAATAATACTACTTATctttggcattgtagacttggtcaTATCAATAAGAACATGATAGCAAGATTgagaaagttagactatctcaaatcatttgaccTTGAGTCATATGGTGCTTGTGAATCTTGTCTCAAAGGAAAGATGACAAAGAAACCACTTTCTGGAAGGGGTTACGAGCCAAagatgtcacgaccggacctaattaaggataattaagccggggaaaccgtgactaatggagggagattagaagcggggtagaaaggggaataatcaaacaagaaaggatcgtatttcatcattgttaacaacatggatatttataatataacggagtttttgtcgtatagactcaaataactagcaagttcggataactccgacttatccaaaataacataaaacttctgagtacgcagcagaataaggttctgattacatgtatgaagacatgtaaccctagagttcattaatacataataagacaaaagaatctcgctcgtcacttcatcaccatcggcagctgctcaacctgcacatttagaaatatatgcagggctgagtacaaaagtactcagtgggcacatatgcctactatgaaatataacatgcttcgtaaagttataaattgtcatgccatcataaatagtacagcaagggagtttttcgctaaaaaggcccaagcttactaaattcatttgtgattcttaaagttcgtctgatcagactaagttctcttgtaatctatcatatctggaactttatgccggagaggtggccacctctcacggtcacttgaccggccaacccgctagatgactcacggtcactggtgtacactagccctggcaggatagctatcaactgctcaggacccgaattcgattgcataataactggcaaagccacatcagatagatatcataccaaacattgaaacatttatggcaagacaacagttgaaataattttcagttcaatgattttgcaatgaaatagctgttcaaacataacattaaactcatttgatatatatgaaagtaaacccacctcatagcaaagctttgctacagattaatgactccttgacgagctcttattcttgcgctcgacctttaatccgagaaaataacgtaagactttaaatcgagggaaaattctcaattaaatgagaatgcgtaatttaactatgcatgaatctcgtatgcatgaactattattctgagataataattagggaatttctattgttaatccaggctatcggatttaatcaaaagctaagtctcatatcatgaagccggataattaataaaaattaatccgttctcttagggtgtcctaatccgccaattaaataaatctcgctTGATATAGCCGAATAAAAAGACAGTTAAACTGAACATTCGACATATGATCACGTAAGAATTAATCAGGCTTAACGAATAtgaatggaaataataatataatttcaaataattcatcggctcaagtaattaaataaatcttggcccaataaataaataattgattagctgggcccaaaaaaaataaatcaagcgaGGCCCAACTAATTTAATACAGCAGTCCAATAGAATGAGTGAGGCCCAATTCGTTTAATAATTCTCAGCCCAATAGGAAATAATAAGGACCCAATTAATAAATGCAGCTGGgcttttaataaattaaaactcaGCCCAATATGGAAAAATGGTTGCGGCCCAATGAAAATAAGGTAAAGCAGGCCCATCCTTAACAAAACAATTGGGCTTGATTTAAATCAAGGTTCAGCCCGAAGTCAATTAAAAGTGGCccagaataaaataaatcaaggcccaaaattaagaaataatccagcccaactcaagcccactgaaaattaAAGCAAATCTCGGCCCACTGAAACAAAAGCCCAAATAAGGagcccaacataattaaataaaaacccggcccaatgtaatggcccaacACCCTTTTCTCCCTTATTTCTCCCCCTTCACAGCCGCTTTCCCCAacatctctctcttcctctctgaAAATttcacgtcacacacacacgcacgcaggCAGACGGGCGGCGCCGCCTTTTCCTTGAAACACCGGCGACGGGCGCTGCCATCAGCCATCATCTTCTCTCACTCGAGGTCACCGGTCGAAGTGGCGGTAAGAAGTAACCACCACCGCCTCATCTCTCTCAAAGCTCGGCCGCCGCAGTCTCCCTTCCGGCGAATTCACGGCTGGAAGGCTGCCGCCTCCATCTTCCTCGATCTCCCTCATCAGAACACACACAAATTACTCCACCCTTCTCCAGCCGAAACCCGCCGCcacggctctctctctctccggcgaagcagcgGAGTTCGCCGCAGACCCGACGCTCGTTTCCTCTCGCTGAACAGATCCGACACCCCATTTCccaactctctctctgctcACCACCCAGatccgcctctctctctactcCCTCGAATCTCCTCCGACCGTGGCCGAGCAGCAGCGGCACtaccgccgtgccctgcctcccaCCTCTCATCTCTTTGTCACCGACAGCAGCCACGGCAATAGCAGTAGCTGATCGGCCCACCacctccctttctctctctggatcgacgggcagcaGCTAAGCCGCCTTACCCTCCCTTTTTCTGAACTCCGGCGACCAGGAAAAGGTCCGCCTTGTTGTTGCCCTCCGGAGTCGGTGGGTTCGAGCCGTGCTCTGCCGCTGCTGGGTTCTGGAGGAGGAGGGTACGCCGCCTGCTGCTGTTACTggaaggccggcttcgccgtgccgctgcactccagaatcggcgagattCGCCGCTGAGGTCGGGAGTCTTCTAcctttcaccgctcgacgccgcCGCCTGGGAGCCGTTCAGTCCTCCTCCCTCTCAGAAGCTAAGTTCCCTACTCTCACTTTACAACTACTGCGTATGAATTTTCTGAGGTATCTTAATGTACATGGTTTATCAGTTGTGAGATGGTAAAGCTATGGTGTGAAGGTCAAAATCTGTTAAATGCTATATGTTGCTGGTTCTTCATGCTGCTATGTTCATTCTCACATATTGGTTTTGTTTGTCTATCATGCTTGGATGCAGAAAATGTGTGATGGAATACAGTATATGGGGCTAGGTAAATACCTTAAAATGTGTAGTTGGCTATTGTGGTTGAGCTAGTGAATCAACGTGCCAAAGCTCTTGGAACTTTCGGCAGAGAGTGAATGACTGAAATAATTTACAGATTTGTTTCTTCAATAACTGCAGGTGAAACCATGGAAGAAGGTGGAAGCATTAAAGAAAGCTTACCCTGGGAACTTTGGCAGAAACAGGCAGGGGCTGCTCTTCGATAATTGCAGGATGGTGGAGATGATGATTAATAGAGGATTGGCAAAGTATAGTGGTGGGCAAAATATAGTGGTAGGCAAAGTAGTGGGGAGCAAAGTAGTggaagataaaaataataataatgtagtgtaggattaatgatgtattttctatgtctcggtgattctgtaactgtaaaatGGATCGCGTGCTCGTATCTGCTtggtactgtttatttaaataaatcttgtatttcgacatgtgatttttcgctaaaatcgataagttataaaatgaatctaaattaaatccgcagatttaattaacttcttgagtcggaaataattcacaatctgagtaaaaataaaatctaattccatctcgcttaaataaataacgtgactttgctaagtcagttgaaattatgaaataatatcattgactgctttaacaatataaattcaggatcataagctgaattcatatcaggataaaaaccgttttcattcactgatgaacaaaaataaacactcattactggatttaaaatatataaaagagcgggtcactacatactacccctcttaacaaaaatttcgtcccgaaatttgcatatttcttctaaaacagttcggggtatttctccttcattttgtcttcaagctcccacgtggcttcctcttgtccatgatgtctccataagactttcactgatgtgattgccttattcctgagttgttgtacttttcgatctagaatggcctctggtctctcttcatagctcaagtctgggcaaagaatcatctcttcttggtggattatgtgctttggatcgaaaacgtattttctgagttgtgatacgtggaaaacattgtgaacgtttccaaagcttggcggtaacgccaacctataggctactgggcctattctctccaaaatctcataaggtcctacgaatcggggcctaagttttcccttgacaccaaacctagttatccccttggtaggagatacctttaggaagaccttgtctcctatttcaaaacataactcagttcgacgtgcatcagcgtaagatttctgtctatcttgtgcctcttttattcgccctctgatctggcggactatctcaaccatctcattgaccatgtctggtcctaaaacttttctctcacccacttcatcccaataaagcggtgatctacattttcttccatataatgcctcatatggtgccatatcgatagttgcctggtaactgttattataggcaaattcaatcaacggcagcactgcttcccaacttccacctctgtctaacaccactgttctcaacatatcttcaagggtctgaattgtcctttcagactgcccatctgtctgcgggtggaaggcggtgctgaaatttagcctcgtgcctaactccttctgtaagctcatccaaaatctagatgtgaacttcgagtctcgatctgatgtgattgacacgggtacaccgtgtaagcgtacaatctctcgaacatacaactgagctagcttgtctgacccgtgtgtgatcggtattggtataaaatgagcacattttgtgagtcgatccactattacccaaatggcagtgtttcctctctttgttttgggcaaactggtcacaaaatccattgcgatgtgctcccacttccattctggaatttccaacgattgtagttttccatatggcctttggtgtaaggccttcacctgttggcatgccaggcatttctccacaaatgacgctatgtctctcttcatgccttcccactaaaagtgtttctttaggtcctgatacatcttagtactccctgggtgggcagtataagggtatcgtgagcctcactcatgattttatccttaagctcatcatcgtgggggatgcatatccttccctcaaagaggatagcattatctgatgcttcttgataattcttgacgcctcctttccttactgtttcccgtagtttttccatcttcccgtcttttctttgtgcttctacgatcgtcttcctcaagttaggtaccgttgccacaacgcttgctatcgtccctggtggtttaaccacttctatgctcattttgctaaatttccttatgagcaccgtctctcgagtgatgagagctcccaatttagattgagtcttacgactcaatgcatcagccactacgttggccttgcctgggtggtagttaataccacagtcataatctttcactagttcgagccatctcctttgtctcatattaaggtccttttgctcgaaaaagtatttcagacttttgtgctctgtgaatatttcacacctaactccatataggtggtgtctccaaatcttcagcgcatgcaccaatgcagctaactccagatcatgagtcgggtaattcagttcatgtggcctaagctatcgtgacgcatatgttatcactcttccttcttgcatcagcacgcaaccaagtccatttttggactcgtctgtgtagatcacgtattccttatcagctgttgggacggctaacactggtgccgtagtcaacttttccttgagttcttggaagctcttctcgcactcctctgtccaagaaaattttattcccttcctgagtagttgcgtcattggccttgcaattttggaaaatccttccataaacctccgatagtaacctgccaatcctaagaaacttcttatctcattagggttagtaggcgatctccattcacgcaccgcttgcactttttcagggtctactttaatcccttctgatgatacaatatgtcctaaaaacgtgacttcgctgagccaaaactcacacttgctgaatttggcataaaggcgctccgtcctcaacgtttctaggacaattctcagatgttcctcatggtctttctcgttcttcgagtagatcaggatgtcatctataaacaccaagacaaatttgtctaagtacggatgaaacactcgattcatgaggtccatgaacacagctggcgcattggttagcccgaatggcacaactacaaattcgtagtggccatacctagttcgaaatgccgtcttaggtacgtcttctggtcgaatcttcagctggtgataaccagatcgcaaatcaatcttcgagaacacgcttgctcccttgagctggtcgaagaggtcatctatccttggtaaaggatatttgttcttcagtgtcactttgttcagttctctatagtctatacacattcgcaatgtgccatcctttttcttcacaaaaagtacgggtgcaccccaaggtgatacacttggcctaatgaatccaagttctaaaagttcttgcagttgtatcttgagttcttccaactctttaggagccattcggtatggtgcctttgaaatgggagctgccccgggctccaaatcaatggtaaactccattggtctgtccggtggtagccctggcagaatctctggaaatacatctgaaaagtcccgtacaattgctacatcttttatgctcttttcagtacccagttctccgtgcaagtatacgaggtaagctgggtatccctttttcatcatttttgttgcttgtagggcggagatgattatctttcttctccccatactaattccgtggaaatgtgacggctcccttcctgggggttgaaacgatatccgtctttcgttacaaaggatggtggcatagttctcggctagccagtccattcctaggattatgtccacatctcccat
It contains:
- the LOC130994069 gene encoding uncharacterized protein LOC130994069, which encodes MIFDGKFGIFPFTTVELAVRNSKNRLKGTLETKPIQAITKEVSKDVFINQIIPTIKAKWPRGASRHIIIQQDNAKPHIKGSDPDFVAAATSDGFNNQLICQPPNSPDTNVNDLGFFRAIQSLQDDKLANCVDDLLKNVKDAFEELEPHKLNNVFLTLQGFYHEIIKCRGNNNYKIPHINKERLSRLGFLPECLEVEEQLVRDCLDELRQLQIEQGTIYNLDQLVDGLQQVVLMD
- the LOC130994070 gene encoding uncharacterized protein LOC130994070 translates to MSNLLLKCLMETNKLTGSNFTDWLCCLRLVLRLEKIEYVLDNLISVIPDKQFAEYASFDEAAHKKHVEDATAAQCVMLSSMTTELQRQHEHMFPYEILKHLKSLCASKAHTMEYEILRDLFKCNLQ